A single genomic interval of Juglans regia cultivar Chandler chromosome 1, Walnut 2.0, whole genome shotgun sequence harbors:
- the LOC108981096 gene encoding glutamate receptor 3.4-like isoform X1, with the protein MKRTQLFLIFCVWLPMSVMGRSGNASSVSSSKPSALNIGALFTLNSVIGRSAKPAILAAIDDVNSDSSVLPEIKLNVILRDTNCSGFLGTMEALQLMEEDVVAAIGPQSSGIAHVISHVVNELHVPLLSFAATDPTLAALQYPYFVRTTQSDYFQMYAIADLVEYYGWREVVAIFVDDDYGRGGISVLGDALAKKRAKISYKAAFTPHAPKSAINDLLVGVNLMESRVYVVHVNPDSGLTVFSVAKSLGMMSGGYVWIATDWLPSLLDSSATSDPDTMSLLQGVIALRHHTPDGDLKKSLMSRLNNLKNKDIANFNSYALYAYDSVWLAAHALDAYLKEGGNISFSNDPTLHDSNGSTLRLASLRTFDGGQQFLQTILSMNFTGVSGQMQFDRDKNLVHPAYDVLNIGGTGFRKIGYWSNYSHLSIISPEILYTRPPNTSTASQHVYSVIWPGETAAIPRGWVFPNNGKPLRIGVPNRVSYKQFVAKDNGPPGVRGFCIDVFEAAINLLPYPVPRSYMLYGDGKRNPVYNNLVDAVAADKFDAAVGDMTIVTNRTKIVDFTQPYMESGLVVVAPVKEKKSSPWAFLKPFNALMWCVTGAFFLLVGAVVWILEHRINHEFRGPPSQQLITIFWFSFSTMFFSHRENTVSTLGRMVLIIWLFVVLIINSSYTASLTSILTVQQLTSRIEGIDTLMSSSEPIGIQDGSFAWNYLIDELNIAESRLVILKNLEEYSSALRKGPRGGGVAAIVDELPYVELFLSSTNCEFRTVGPEFTKSGWGFAFQRDSPLAVDLSTAILQLSENGDLQKIHNKWLTHNECSMQINQVDSTQLSLQSFWGLFLISGVTCSIALIVFSFRVLCQYRRFSPEAEEGDVGEIEPAEPSRTIKNPSLKKLIDFVDRKEDEIKEILRRKSSDSKHQASHSSDGQPHSPS; encoded by the exons CAAGTGCCTTGAATATTGGAGCTCTGTTTACTTTGAATTCGGTTATTGGAAGGTCGGCCAAACCAGCAATTTTGGCTGCAATCGATGATGTCAATTCTGATTCGAGCGTCCTTCCTGAAATAAAACTGAACGTCATATTACGGGATACGAATTGCAGCGGATTTCTTGGAACTATGGAAG CTTTGCAGCTCATGGAAGAGGATGTTGTTGCTGCAATCGGACCACAGTCCTCTGGTATAGCTCATGTCATATCCCATGTCGTTAATGAACTCCATGTGCCACTTCTATCTTTTGCAGCAACAGACCCCACTCTAGCTGCACTTCAATACCCATATTTTGTCCGTACTACACAGAGTGATTATTTCCAAATGTATGCAATTGCTGATTTGGTTGAATATTATGGATGGAGGGAGGTTGTTGCCATCTTCGTAGATGATGATTATGGCAGAGGTGGAATTTCTGTATTGGGTGATGCCCTGGCAAAGAAACGTGCCAAGATCTCTTACAAAGCTGCCTTTACTCCTCATGCCCCCAAAAGTGCAATTAATGACTTGCTTGTTGGAGTAAACCTCATGGAGTCTCGGGTGTATGTCGTGCACGTAAATCCTGACTCTGGTTTGACAGTTTTCTCAGTTGCTAAATCTCTTGGGATGATGAGTGGTGGCTATGTTTGGATTGCAACAGATTGGCTTCCTTCCCTCCTAGATTCATCAGCAACATCTGATCCTGACACAATGAGTCTCCTACAAGGGGTCATTGCTCTTCGTCATCACACCCCAGATGGTGATCTCAAAAAAAGTTTAATGTCTAGATTGAACaacctaaaaaataaagatattgcAAACTTCAATTCTTATGCACTCTATGCATATGATTCTGTTTGGTTAGCAGCACACGCTCTTGATGCTTACTTGAAAGAAGGTGGAAACATATCTTTCTCTAATGACCCCACATTGCATGACTCAAATGGAAGCACACTGCGCTTAGCATCCCTCCGAACTTTTGATGGAGGTCAACAATTTCTCCAGACAATTCTAAGTATGAACTTTACAGGTGTAAGCGGTCAGATGCAATTTGATCGGGACAAAAATTTAGTTCATCCAGCATATGATGTTCTGAACATTGGGGGGACTGGGTTTCGTAAGATTGGCTATTGGTCAAATTATTCTCATCTCTCAATCATTTCTCCAGAAATCTTATATACTAGGCCTCCCAATACTTCAACTGCCAGTCAACATGTGTACAGTGTAATATGGCCTGGTGAAACTGCAGCAATACCCCGGGGATGGGTATTCCCAAACAATGGTAAGCCACTGCGGATAGGAGTGCCAAACCGAGTAAGTTACAAACAATTTGTGGCCAAAGACAATGGTCCTCCAGGGGTCAGAGGTTTCTGTATTGATGTCTTTGAAGCTGCCATAAACTTGTTGCCTTATCCTGTACCACGCTCGTATATGCTATATGGAGATGGAAAAAGAAATCCTGTTTACAATAATCTCGTGGATGCTGTTGCAGCAGAT AAATTTGATGCAGCTGTTGGGGACATGACAATTGTTACAAATAGAACCAAAATTGTGGATTTCACACAGCCTTACATGGAATCAGGACTTGTCGTTGTTGCTCCCGTCAAAGAGAAGAAGTCAAGTCCTTGGGCTTTCCTCAAGCCATTTAATGCTCTAATGTGGTGTGTCACTGGTGCCTTCTTTCTTTTGGTTGGAGCTGTTGTTTGGATTCTTGAGCACCGCATTAATCATGAGTTCCGTGGTCCACCAAGCCAACAACTTATAACAATTTTTTG GTTCAGTTTCTCAACAATGTTTTTCTCACACC GAGAGAACACAGTGAGCACACTGGGTCGAATGGTGCTGATTATATGGTTATTTGTAGTACTAATTATAAATTCAAGCTACACTGCTAGTTTGACATCAATCCTCACAGTGCAGCAGTTAACATCACGGATAGAAGGGATTGACACCTTGATGTCTAGTAGTGAACCAATTGGAATTCAAGATGGGTCATTTGCATGGAATTACTTAATTGATGAGCTCAACATTGCAGAATCTAGGcttgttatattaaaaaacctGGAAGAGTATTCTAGCGCCCTTAGGAAGGGACCAAGAGGTGGAGGAGTAGCTGCCATTGTTGATGAACTTCCTTACGTTGAACTCTTCTTGTCCAGCACCAATTGCGAGTTCAGGACTGTGGGGCCAGAGTTCACAAAAAGCGGATGGGGATTT GCTTTCCAAAGGGACTCTCCTCTTGCGGTTGACTTATCAACCGCTATTCTTCAGCTCTCGGAGAATGGTGATCTCCAAAAGATCCATAATAAATGGCTTACACATAATGAGTGCTCTATGCAGATTAACCAAGTTGATTCAACCCAACTGTCTCTGCAGAGCTTCTGGGGCCTGTTCCTTATTAGCGGAGTTACATGTTCCATTGCTCTTATTGTGTTCTCCTTTAGGGTCTTGTGTCAATACCGCAGGTTCAGCCCTGAGGCTGAGGAAGGGGATGTTGGGGAGATTGAACCAGCAGAGCCTAGTCGTACAATCAAAAATCCAAGCCTTAAAAAACTGATTGATTTTGTAGATAGGAAAGAAGATGAGATCAAGGAGATTCTTAGGCGGAAGAGTAGTGATAGCAAACATCAAGCTAGCCATAGCTCAGATGGGCAGCCCCATTCACCCTCTTAA
- the LOC108981096 gene encoding glutamate receptor 3.4-like isoform X3: protein MKRTQLFLIFCVWLPMSVMGRSGNASSVSSSKPSALNIGALFTLNSVIGRSAKPAILAAIDDVNSDSSVLPEIKLNVILRDTNCSGFLGTMEALQLMEEDVVAAIGPQSSGIAHVISHVVNELHVPLLSFAATDPTLAALQYPYFVRTTQSDYFQMYAIADLVEYYGWREVVAIFVDDDYGRGGISVLGDALAKKRAKISYKAAFTPHAPKSAINDLLVGVNLMESRVYVVHVNPDSGLTVFSVAKSLGMMSGGYVWIATDWLPSLLDSSATSDPDTMSLLQGVIALRHHTPDGDLKKSLMSRLNNLKNKDIANFNSYALYAYDSVWLAAHALDAYLKEGGNISFSNDPTLHDSNGSTLRLASLRTFDGGQQFLQTILSMNFTGVSGQMQFDRDKNLVHPAYDVLNIGGTGFRKIGYWSNYSHLSIISPEILYTRPPNTSTASQHVYSVIWPGETAAIPRGWVFPNNGKPLRIGVPNRVSYKQFVAKDNGPPGVRGFCIDVFEAAINLLPYPVPRSYMLYGDGKRNPVYNNLVDAVAADKFDAAVGDMTIVTNRTKIVDFTQPYMESGLVVVAPVKEKKSSPWAFLKPFNALMWCVTGAFFLLVGAVVWILEHRINHEFRGPPSQQLITIFCLSGFPLVTKKQRRVREDEIKVLNQILEIKVQFLNNVFLTPREHSEHTGSNGADYMVICSTNYKFKLHC from the exons CAAGTGCCTTGAATATTGGAGCTCTGTTTACTTTGAATTCGGTTATTGGAAGGTCGGCCAAACCAGCAATTTTGGCTGCAATCGATGATGTCAATTCTGATTCGAGCGTCCTTCCTGAAATAAAACTGAACGTCATATTACGGGATACGAATTGCAGCGGATTTCTTGGAACTATGGAAG CTTTGCAGCTCATGGAAGAGGATGTTGTTGCTGCAATCGGACCACAGTCCTCTGGTATAGCTCATGTCATATCCCATGTCGTTAATGAACTCCATGTGCCACTTCTATCTTTTGCAGCAACAGACCCCACTCTAGCTGCACTTCAATACCCATATTTTGTCCGTACTACACAGAGTGATTATTTCCAAATGTATGCAATTGCTGATTTGGTTGAATATTATGGATGGAGGGAGGTTGTTGCCATCTTCGTAGATGATGATTATGGCAGAGGTGGAATTTCTGTATTGGGTGATGCCCTGGCAAAGAAACGTGCCAAGATCTCTTACAAAGCTGCCTTTACTCCTCATGCCCCCAAAAGTGCAATTAATGACTTGCTTGTTGGAGTAAACCTCATGGAGTCTCGGGTGTATGTCGTGCACGTAAATCCTGACTCTGGTTTGACAGTTTTCTCAGTTGCTAAATCTCTTGGGATGATGAGTGGTGGCTATGTTTGGATTGCAACAGATTGGCTTCCTTCCCTCCTAGATTCATCAGCAACATCTGATCCTGACACAATGAGTCTCCTACAAGGGGTCATTGCTCTTCGTCATCACACCCCAGATGGTGATCTCAAAAAAAGTTTAATGTCTAGATTGAACaacctaaaaaataaagatattgcAAACTTCAATTCTTATGCACTCTATGCATATGATTCTGTTTGGTTAGCAGCACACGCTCTTGATGCTTACTTGAAAGAAGGTGGAAACATATCTTTCTCTAATGACCCCACATTGCATGACTCAAATGGAAGCACACTGCGCTTAGCATCCCTCCGAACTTTTGATGGAGGTCAACAATTTCTCCAGACAATTCTAAGTATGAACTTTACAGGTGTAAGCGGTCAGATGCAATTTGATCGGGACAAAAATTTAGTTCATCCAGCATATGATGTTCTGAACATTGGGGGGACTGGGTTTCGTAAGATTGGCTATTGGTCAAATTATTCTCATCTCTCAATCATTTCTCCAGAAATCTTATATACTAGGCCTCCCAATACTTCAACTGCCAGTCAACATGTGTACAGTGTAATATGGCCTGGTGAAACTGCAGCAATACCCCGGGGATGGGTATTCCCAAACAATGGTAAGCCACTGCGGATAGGAGTGCCAAACCGAGTAAGTTACAAACAATTTGTGGCCAAAGACAATGGTCCTCCAGGGGTCAGAGGTTTCTGTATTGATGTCTTTGAAGCTGCCATAAACTTGTTGCCTTATCCTGTACCACGCTCGTATATGCTATATGGAGATGGAAAAAGAAATCCTGTTTACAATAATCTCGTGGATGCTGTTGCAGCAGAT AAATTTGATGCAGCTGTTGGGGACATGACAATTGTTACAAATAGAACCAAAATTGTGGATTTCACACAGCCTTACATGGAATCAGGACTTGTCGTTGTTGCTCCCGTCAAAGAGAAGAAGTCAAGTCCTTGGGCTTTCCTCAAGCCATTTAATGCTCTAATGTGGTGTGTCACTGGTGCCTTCTTTCTTTTGGTTGGAGCTGTTGTTTGGATTCTTGAGCACCGCATTAATCATGAGTTCCGTGGTCCACCAAGCCAACAACTTATAACAATTTTTTG CTTGTCAGGTTTCCCATTAGtaacaaagaaacaaaggagAGTAAGGGAGGACGAGATCAAGGTACTCAACCAAATTTTGGAGATTAAG GTTCAGTTTCTCAACAATGTTTTTCTCACACC GAGAGAACACAGTGAGCACACTGGGTCGAATGGTGCTGATTATATGGTTATTTGTAGTACTAATTATAAATTCAAGCTACACTGCTAG
- the LOC108981096 gene encoding glutamate receptor 3.4-like isoform X2: protein MEEDVVAAIGPQSSGIAHVISHVVNELHVPLLSFAATDPTLAALQYPYFVRTTQSDYFQMYAIADLVEYYGWREVVAIFVDDDYGRGGISVLGDALAKKRAKISYKAAFTPHAPKSAINDLLVGVNLMESRVYVVHVNPDSGLTVFSVAKSLGMMSGGYVWIATDWLPSLLDSSATSDPDTMSLLQGVIALRHHTPDGDLKKSLMSRLNNLKNKDIANFNSYALYAYDSVWLAAHALDAYLKEGGNISFSNDPTLHDSNGSTLRLASLRTFDGGQQFLQTILSMNFTGVSGQMQFDRDKNLVHPAYDVLNIGGTGFRKIGYWSNYSHLSIISPEILYTRPPNTSTASQHVYSVIWPGETAAIPRGWVFPNNGKPLRIGVPNRVSYKQFVAKDNGPPGVRGFCIDVFEAAINLLPYPVPRSYMLYGDGKRNPVYNNLVDAVAADKFDAAVGDMTIVTNRTKIVDFTQPYMESGLVVVAPVKEKKSSPWAFLKPFNALMWCVTGAFFLLVGAVVWILEHRINHEFRGPPSQQLITIFWFSFSTMFFSHRENTVSTLGRMVLIIWLFVVLIINSSYTASLTSILTVQQLTSRIEGIDTLMSSSEPIGIQDGSFAWNYLIDELNIAESRLVILKNLEEYSSALRKGPRGGGVAAIVDELPYVELFLSSTNCEFRTVGPEFTKSGWGFAFQRDSPLAVDLSTAILQLSENGDLQKIHNKWLTHNECSMQINQVDSTQLSLQSFWGLFLISGVTCSIALIVFSFRVLCQYRRFSPEAEEGDVGEIEPAEPSRTIKNPSLKKLIDFVDRKEDEIKEILRRKSSDSKHQASHSSDGQPHSPS, encoded by the exons ATGGAAGAGGATGTTGTTGCTGCAATCGGACCACAGTCCTCTGGTATAGCTCATGTCATATCCCATGTCGTTAATGAACTCCATGTGCCACTTCTATCTTTTGCAGCAACAGACCCCACTCTAGCTGCACTTCAATACCCATATTTTGTCCGTACTACACAGAGTGATTATTTCCAAATGTATGCAATTGCTGATTTGGTTGAATATTATGGATGGAGGGAGGTTGTTGCCATCTTCGTAGATGATGATTATGGCAGAGGTGGAATTTCTGTATTGGGTGATGCCCTGGCAAAGAAACGTGCCAAGATCTCTTACAAAGCTGCCTTTACTCCTCATGCCCCCAAAAGTGCAATTAATGACTTGCTTGTTGGAGTAAACCTCATGGAGTCTCGGGTGTATGTCGTGCACGTAAATCCTGACTCTGGTTTGACAGTTTTCTCAGTTGCTAAATCTCTTGGGATGATGAGTGGTGGCTATGTTTGGATTGCAACAGATTGGCTTCCTTCCCTCCTAGATTCATCAGCAACATCTGATCCTGACACAATGAGTCTCCTACAAGGGGTCATTGCTCTTCGTCATCACACCCCAGATGGTGATCTCAAAAAAAGTTTAATGTCTAGATTGAACaacctaaaaaataaagatattgcAAACTTCAATTCTTATGCACTCTATGCATATGATTCTGTTTGGTTAGCAGCACACGCTCTTGATGCTTACTTGAAAGAAGGTGGAAACATATCTTTCTCTAATGACCCCACATTGCATGACTCAAATGGAAGCACACTGCGCTTAGCATCCCTCCGAACTTTTGATGGAGGTCAACAATTTCTCCAGACAATTCTAAGTATGAACTTTACAGGTGTAAGCGGTCAGATGCAATTTGATCGGGACAAAAATTTAGTTCATCCAGCATATGATGTTCTGAACATTGGGGGGACTGGGTTTCGTAAGATTGGCTATTGGTCAAATTATTCTCATCTCTCAATCATTTCTCCAGAAATCTTATATACTAGGCCTCCCAATACTTCAACTGCCAGTCAACATGTGTACAGTGTAATATGGCCTGGTGAAACTGCAGCAATACCCCGGGGATGGGTATTCCCAAACAATGGTAAGCCACTGCGGATAGGAGTGCCAAACCGAGTAAGTTACAAACAATTTGTGGCCAAAGACAATGGTCCTCCAGGGGTCAGAGGTTTCTGTATTGATGTCTTTGAAGCTGCCATAAACTTGTTGCCTTATCCTGTACCACGCTCGTATATGCTATATGGAGATGGAAAAAGAAATCCTGTTTACAATAATCTCGTGGATGCTGTTGCAGCAGAT AAATTTGATGCAGCTGTTGGGGACATGACAATTGTTACAAATAGAACCAAAATTGTGGATTTCACACAGCCTTACATGGAATCAGGACTTGTCGTTGTTGCTCCCGTCAAAGAGAAGAAGTCAAGTCCTTGGGCTTTCCTCAAGCCATTTAATGCTCTAATGTGGTGTGTCACTGGTGCCTTCTTTCTTTTGGTTGGAGCTGTTGTTTGGATTCTTGAGCACCGCATTAATCATGAGTTCCGTGGTCCACCAAGCCAACAACTTATAACAATTTTTTG GTTCAGTTTCTCAACAATGTTTTTCTCACACC GAGAGAACACAGTGAGCACACTGGGTCGAATGGTGCTGATTATATGGTTATTTGTAGTACTAATTATAAATTCAAGCTACACTGCTAGTTTGACATCAATCCTCACAGTGCAGCAGTTAACATCACGGATAGAAGGGATTGACACCTTGATGTCTAGTAGTGAACCAATTGGAATTCAAGATGGGTCATTTGCATGGAATTACTTAATTGATGAGCTCAACATTGCAGAATCTAGGcttgttatattaaaaaacctGGAAGAGTATTCTAGCGCCCTTAGGAAGGGACCAAGAGGTGGAGGAGTAGCTGCCATTGTTGATGAACTTCCTTACGTTGAACTCTTCTTGTCCAGCACCAATTGCGAGTTCAGGACTGTGGGGCCAGAGTTCACAAAAAGCGGATGGGGATTT GCTTTCCAAAGGGACTCTCCTCTTGCGGTTGACTTATCAACCGCTATTCTTCAGCTCTCGGAGAATGGTGATCTCCAAAAGATCCATAATAAATGGCTTACACATAATGAGTGCTCTATGCAGATTAACCAAGTTGATTCAACCCAACTGTCTCTGCAGAGCTTCTGGGGCCTGTTCCTTATTAGCGGAGTTACATGTTCCATTGCTCTTATTGTGTTCTCCTTTAGGGTCTTGTGTCAATACCGCAGGTTCAGCCCTGAGGCTGAGGAAGGGGATGTTGGGGAGATTGAACCAGCAGAGCCTAGTCGTACAATCAAAAATCCAAGCCTTAAAAAACTGATTGATTTTGTAGATAGGAAAGAAGATGAGATCAAGGAGATTCTTAGGCGGAAGAGTAGTGATAGCAAACATCAAGCTAGCCATAGCTCAGATGGGCAGCCCCATTCACCCTCTTAA
- the LOC108981096 gene encoding glutamate receptor 3.4-like isoform X4 has protein sequence MKRTQLFLIFCVWLPMSVMGRSGNASSVSSSKPSALNIGALFTLNSVIGRSAKPAILAAIDDVNSDSSVLPEIKLNVILRDTNCSGFLGTMEALQLMEEDVVAAIGPQSSGIAHVISHVVNELHVPLLSFAATDPTLAALQYPYFVRTTQSDYFQMYAIADLVEYYGWREVVAIFVDDDYGRGGISVLGDALAKKRAKISYKAAFTPHAPKSAINDLLVGVNLMESRVYVVHVNPDSGLTVFSVAKSLGMMSGGYVWIATDWLPSLLDSSATSDPDTMSLLQGVIALRHHTPDGDLKKSLMSRLNNLKNKDIANFNSYALYAYDSVWLAAHALDAYLKEGGNISFSNDPTLHDSNGSTLRLASLRTFDGGQQFLQTILSMNFTGVSGQMQFDRDKNLVHPAYDVLNIGGTGFRKIGYWSNYSHLSIISPEILYTRPPNTSTASQHVYSVIWPGETAAIPRGWVFPNNGKPLRIGVPNRVSYKQFVAKDNGPPGVRGFCIDVFEAAINLLPYPVPRSYMLYGDGKRNPVYNNLVDAVAADKFDAAVGDMTIVTNRTKIVDFTQPYMESGLVVVAPVKEKKSSPWAFLKPFNALMWCVTGAFFLLVGAVVWILEHRINHEFRGPPSQQLITIFWREHSEHTGSNGADYMVICSTNYKFKLHC, from the exons CAAGTGCCTTGAATATTGGAGCTCTGTTTACTTTGAATTCGGTTATTGGAAGGTCGGCCAAACCAGCAATTTTGGCTGCAATCGATGATGTCAATTCTGATTCGAGCGTCCTTCCTGAAATAAAACTGAACGTCATATTACGGGATACGAATTGCAGCGGATTTCTTGGAACTATGGAAG CTTTGCAGCTCATGGAAGAGGATGTTGTTGCTGCAATCGGACCACAGTCCTCTGGTATAGCTCATGTCATATCCCATGTCGTTAATGAACTCCATGTGCCACTTCTATCTTTTGCAGCAACAGACCCCACTCTAGCTGCACTTCAATACCCATATTTTGTCCGTACTACACAGAGTGATTATTTCCAAATGTATGCAATTGCTGATTTGGTTGAATATTATGGATGGAGGGAGGTTGTTGCCATCTTCGTAGATGATGATTATGGCAGAGGTGGAATTTCTGTATTGGGTGATGCCCTGGCAAAGAAACGTGCCAAGATCTCTTACAAAGCTGCCTTTACTCCTCATGCCCCCAAAAGTGCAATTAATGACTTGCTTGTTGGAGTAAACCTCATGGAGTCTCGGGTGTATGTCGTGCACGTAAATCCTGACTCTGGTTTGACAGTTTTCTCAGTTGCTAAATCTCTTGGGATGATGAGTGGTGGCTATGTTTGGATTGCAACAGATTGGCTTCCTTCCCTCCTAGATTCATCAGCAACATCTGATCCTGACACAATGAGTCTCCTACAAGGGGTCATTGCTCTTCGTCATCACACCCCAGATGGTGATCTCAAAAAAAGTTTAATGTCTAGATTGAACaacctaaaaaataaagatattgcAAACTTCAATTCTTATGCACTCTATGCATATGATTCTGTTTGGTTAGCAGCACACGCTCTTGATGCTTACTTGAAAGAAGGTGGAAACATATCTTTCTCTAATGACCCCACATTGCATGACTCAAATGGAAGCACACTGCGCTTAGCATCCCTCCGAACTTTTGATGGAGGTCAACAATTTCTCCAGACAATTCTAAGTATGAACTTTACAGGTGTAAGCGGTCAGATGCAATTTGATCGGGACAAAAATTTAGTTCATCCAGCATATGATGTTCTGAACATTGGGGGGACTGGGTTTCGTAAGATTGGCTATTGGTCAAATTATTCTCATCTCTCAATCATTTCTCCAGAAATCTTATATACTAGGCCTCCCAATACTTCAACTGCCAGTCAACATGTGTACAGTGTAATATGGCCTGGTGAAACTGCAGCAATACCCCGGGGATGGGTATTCCCAAACAATGGTAAGCCACTGCGGATAGGAGTGCCAAACCGAGTAAGTTACAAACAATTTGTGGCCAAAGACAATGGTCCTCCAGGGGTCAGAGGTTTCTGTATTGATGTCTTTGAAGCTGCCATAAACTTGTTGCCTTATCCTGTACCACGCTCGTATATGCTATATGGAGATGGAAAAAGAAATCCTGTTTACAATAATCTCGTGGATGCTGTTGCAGCAGAT AAATTTGATGCAGCTGTTGGGGACATGACAATTGTTACAAATAGAACCAAAATTGTGGATTTCACACAGCCTTACATGGAATCAGGACTTGTCGTTGTTGCTCCCGTCAAAGAGAAGAAGTCAAGTCCTTGGGCTTTCCTCAAGCCATTTAATGCTCTAATGTGGTGTGTCACTGGTGCCTTCTTTCTTTTGGTTGGAGCTGTTGTTTGGATTCTTGAGCACCGCATTAATCATGAGTTCCGTGGTCCACCAAGCCAACAACTTATAACAATTTTTTG GAGAGAACACAGTGAGCACACTGGGTCGAATGGTGCTGATTATATGGTTATTTGTAGTACTAATTATAAATTCAAGCTACACTGCTAG